The following proteins are co-located in the Deferribacter autotrophicus genome:
- a CDS encoding DHA2 family efflux MFS transporter permease subunit — protein MATEQLPLYERIDNVSRAIITFIVMTGTFMAILDTTIVDVVVPKMMSPLKTDLYGVQWVITSYMAAAATGLLLIESLTKVLGLRNLFLIGITLFTLSSAACGMASDLAQMIISRSLQGLGEAFIVATAQTIMFSIFPPEKKGIAMGIFGMGVSFAPALGPTAGGYLTEHFNWRYVFYVNLPVGLLVVVLGLFILPKVLEKREKLHFNFVSYTFFAIFTIPLLIMLSKGQQKGWFQSPFIVKLLFISIFGLIMFAISEILSKRKLIDYTIFKIKEYAVAILIYAFTLGLSIYQIFYLIPLYYENLKSYTTLQTGLHMLAFAIFIGFTSFFAGALSDKYGEKNILLINAFLYFTTSIILIPKLNYYTPSIKTILLTIPLGFSLGTFFAPVSTLAMRKLGPKTQMGVSFLHYIRFMGGSFGTAIATNTLQSKISFHYDEISAIQNYSYISNYLYQAKTYLTQIMPEHVAELKSYALFGKVQYLMSSSHAFQDTFRHAGYFGILGLSFLVFLFIPNKKKD, from the coding sequence ATGGCTACTGAGCAATTACCTCTTTACGAAAGAATTGATAATGTAAGTAGAGCAATCATAACATTTATCGTAATGACCGGTACTTTTATGGCAATTCTTGACACCACAATTGTGGATGTGGTCGTCCCAAAAATGATGTCCCCCTTAAAAACCGATCTTTACGGTGTCCAATGGGTCATCACATCATACATGGCAGCAGCTGCCACAGGTCTTTTGCTAATCGAATCACTCACAAAGGTTCTTGGGCTTAGAAATCTATTTCTAATAGGTATAACACTTTTTACCCTTTCAAGCGCCGCTTGCGGAATGGCATCAGATTTAGCACAGATGATTATTTCAAGATCTCTTCAAGGACTTGGAGAAGCCTTCATCGTAGCCACTGCTCAAACAATCATGTTTTCAATTTTTCCCCCAGAGAAAAAAGGGATCGCGATGGGTATATTCGGTATGGGGGTAAGTTTTGCTCCGGCTCTTGGACCCACAGCCGGTGGCTATTTGACAGAACATTTTAACTGGCGTTATGTTTTTTATGTAAATTTACCCGTCGGACTTCTAGTGGTTGTTCTTGGTCTCTTTATACTACCTAAGGTTTTAGAAAAAAGGGAAAAATTACATTTTAACTTTGTCAGCTATACATTTTTTGCTATTTTCACAATCCCACTGCTAATTATGCTGTCAAAAGGGCAGCAAAAGGGTTGGTTTCAGTCTCCATTTATTGTTAAACTACTGTTTATATCAATCTTTGGTTTAATAATGTTTGCCATATCCGAAATACTTTCAAAAAGAAAACTTATCGACTACACAATTTTTAAAATCAAAGAGTATGCTGTAGCGATACTGATTTACGCTTTCACCCTTGGTTTATCAATCTATCAAATCTTCTATCTTATACCTTTGTATTACGAAAACTTAAAAAGTTACACTACCCTACAAACCGGGCTACATATGCTCGCTTTCGCCATTTTTATAGGTTTTACATCATTTTTTGCAGGCGCCTTATCTGATAAATATGGAGAAAAAAATATTCTTCTAATTAATGCATTCTTATATTTTACCACTTCCATTATTCTTATTCCTAAACTGAATTATTACACACCTTCAATCAAAACAATATTACTTACCATACCATTAGGATTTTCTTTAGGCACCTTTTTCGCACCCGTATCTACCTTAGCTATGAGAAAACTGGGACCAAAAACCCAAATGGGAGTAAGTTTTTTACATTATATAAGGTTTATGGGAGGTTCATTTGGTACAGCTATTGCAACCAATACACTCCAATCAAAAATATCTTTCCACTATGACGAAATAAGTGCCATTCAAAATTATTCATACATATCAAACTATCTATATCAAGCTAAAACTTATTTAACTCAAATAATGCCGGAACACGTAGCTGAGCTAAAAAGCTATGCACTTTTTGGAAAAGTGCAATACCTTATGAGTTCTTCCCATGCTTTCCAAGATACTTTTAGACATGCAGGATACTTTGGTATCCTTGGGCTATCTTTTCTGGTTTTTCTGTTCATACCAAATAAAAAGAAAGATTAA
- a CDS encoding HlyD family secretion protein, with the protein MGKKAKIALLLLVVGLIVFVYFAYRYLTFIKEFATTDAMFVKSNKITNVSFKRVGGKIIKLYFTEGDTVKKGDLLAEIDPTDYIVKLEGITKKIESLEKKKEQLDIQIDRISKELIIKKQSAQKNVEYIGKEIKSIKFNIAEIETNIKQLTRDYNRYKTLYEQKAVSKRSFEDIETNLQGLKQKKKSLESKLEGLIKQKDIANNNIKIIEEGFKQIEELKKMRESLIKQIEAAKQEKKDTKNLIEYCKLYAPFDGVIGKKYVEVGTVINSGFPIYSIVDTKDLYIEVLLEETKMKGVKIGSPATFRVDAYPDIEFKGEVESIYPASAATYALVPRDISAGEFTKVAQRIPVKIKITEGDLSFLKVGMGGEIRIKRIY; encoded by the coding sequence ATGGGGAAAAAAGCAAAAATAGCACTTTTACTTTTAGTTGTAGGTCTAATCGTATTTGTTTATTTCGCATACCGATATCTTACTTTTATAAAAGAGTTTGCTACCACTGATGCTATGTTTGTAAAGAGTAACAAAATTACAAATGTAAGTTTTAAAAGAGTAGGAGGAAAAATCATAAAACTTTATTTTACCGAAGGAGATACTGTAAAAAAAGGGGATTTACTGGCGGAAATTGACCCAACAGATTATATCGTCAAACTTGAAGGTATTACTAAAAAAATTGAAAGTCTTGAGAAGAAAAAAGAGCAACTTGATATTCAAATTGATAGGATATCAAAAGAACTTATCATAAAAAAACAGAGTGCACAGAAAAATGTAGAATACATTGGAAAAGAGATAAAATCAATAAAATTCAACATCGCGGAAATTGAAACAAATATCAAACAGTTAACAAGAGATTACAATAGATATAAAACTCTGTATGAACAAAAAGCCGTATCAAAACGCTCTTTTGAAGATATTGAAACAAATTTGCAAGGCTTAAAGCAAAAAAAGAAATCCTTAGAAAGCAAACTTGAAGGATTGATTAAACAAAAAGATATAGCAAACAACAACATTAAAATCATCGAAGAAGGATTTAAACAGATAGAAGAGCTAAAAAAGATGAGAGAATCTTTGATAAAACAGATTGAAGCGGCAAAACAGGAGAAAAAAGATACCAAAAATCTCATAGAATATTGTAAATTGTATGCTCCTTTTGATGGTGTTATAGGTAAAAAGTATGTTGAAGTGGGTACTGTCATTAATAGCGGTTTTCCGATTTACTCCATCGTAGATACAAAAGATTTATATATTGAAGTGCTCCTTGAAGAAACCAAAATGAAAGGTGTAAAAATAGGCTCTCCTGCCACCTTCAGAGTGGATGCTTACCCAGATATAGAATTCAAAGGTGAAGTTGAATCAATTTATCCTGCTTCAGCTGCTACATATGCTCTTGTCCCTAGAGATATCTCCGCAGGAGAATTTACAAAAGTTGCTCAACGTATCCCTGTAAAAATTAAAATTACAGAGGGAGACCTGTCATTTTTAAAAGTAGGCATGGGTGGTGAAATAAGAATCAAAAGAATCTATTAA
- a CDS encoding TolC family protein — protein sequence MKKYKKYLILPLFIFLSLNNIYALTLDEAVNKALKNNFYLLSKEKELNSKKYEINAADAAKYPSLFFNATYTLLDEKKTQPFTTPFFSQEITMSEKEYFDIFTGLKLNLYTGGLITSNIKIKKLEYESAKSMLSEEQLNIIFNTKKAYLDILRLYANKKIAEDYIKSLTRHLHDVKLMYDQGLVPYIDILQTEVKLSEAKQKLTIVTNNIKVAKSHLSTLMGEKLNDSYQVESISYKIPDKLLINHLYSIAEKNRPILQSLKTQIKLADQMVTATKSQFKPKIYLLGGYKYSDMLENVDPKGNFLIQAGISFNLDWNKPFKETEAKKEIKYAIIKNKEDIKLKVLLEVKKAIEDLNSAEDNLKVAKDAVAKAKEYHRILNLKYKEGLANNSDLLDAEAMLTEALMREKNAYYDIIEKYFAIEKAIGKELR from the coding sequence ATGAAAAAATATAAAAAATATCTTATTTTGCCTTTGTTCATATTTTTATCTTTAAACAATATTTATGCCTTAACTTTAGATGAGGCTGTAAATAAAGCCTTAAAAAATAACTTTTACCTGTTATCAAAAGAAAAAGAACTAAACAGTAAGAAATATGAAATAAATGCTGCTGATGCAGCAAAATACCCTTCACTTTTTTTCAATGCTACTTACACATTACTGGATGAAAAAAAGACCCAGCCATTCACAACCCCTTTTTTCTCACAAGAAATAACAATGAGTGAAAAAGAATATTTTGACATTTTCACTGGACTAAAACTAAACCTTTATACAGGGGGATTAATAACTTCTAATATTAAAATTAAAAAGCTTGAGTATGAGTCAGCAAAATCAATGCTAAGTGAAGAACAACTAAATATAATATTCAATACCAAAAAGGCATATCTGGATATACTAAGACTCTATGCGAATAAAAAAATTGCTGAAGATTATATAAAATCATTAACCAGGCACCTTCATGATGTAAAATTGATGTATGACCAGGGACTTGTCCCTTATATCGACATATTACAAACGGAAGTAAAACTGAGTGAAGCAAAGCAAAAACTTACTATAGTAACTAACAATATCAAAGTAGCAAAATCTCATCTTTCAACACTCATGGGTGAAAAACTGAATGATAGTTATCAAGTGGAAAGTATAAGCTATAAAATTCCTGATAAGTTGTTAATTAACCATCTTTACAGTATAGCAGAAAAAAATAGGCCAATTTTACAATCCCTAAAGACTCAGATAAAGTTAGCTGATCAGATGGTAACAGCCACAAAATCACAATTTAAACCAAAAATATATCTTTTAGGCGGGTATAAATATTCCGATATGCTGGAGAATGTTGATCCTAAAGGGAATTTTCTCATTCAGGCTGGTATTTCTTTCAATCTTGACTGGAATAAACCTTTCAAAGAAACAGAAGCGAAAAAAGAAATTAAATATGCCATCATAAAAAATAAAGAAGATATAAAACTCAAAGTGCTTCTTGAAGTTAAAAAAGCAATTGAAGATTTGAACAGTGCCGAGGATAATCTCAAAGTGGCTAAAGATGCGGTGGCAAAAGCAAAAGAATACCACAGAATTTTAAACTTAAAATATAAAGAGGGGTTAGCAAATAACTCTGATCTTCTTGATGCAGAAGCTATGCTTACCGAGGCTTTGATGAGAGAAAAAAATGCATATTACGATATTATTGAAAAATACTTTGCTATAGAAAAAGCAATTGGAAAAGAGTTGAGGTGA
- a CDS encoding TetR/AcrR family transcriptional regulator, whose protein sequence is MSQSKKNTKQKIFDAAIKTFAEKGFWKTKVSDIVAEAGVAQGTFYLYFNSKDDCLYELLEYLHKGTLHQINQLIENKQSTIFDICASFIKRIYQYKMLSKVFLFEALSSGEKFKNLYFRFKKNIRDMLSKVLSEETNNYNETTVSIISGFLKELIEYYILFLNEDLDTILKHLYEGLEKIEGARYEKI, encoded by the coding sequence ATGAGTCAGTCGAAAAAAAATACCAAACAAAAAATTTTTGATGCTGCAATAAAGACTTTTGCAGAAAAAGGATTTTGGAAAACAAAAGTATCCGATATTGTTGCAGAAGCTGGAGTAGCCCAAGGCACTTTCTATCTTTATTTCAACAGTAAAGACGATTGTTTATATGAACTTCTAGAGTATTTGCATAAAGGAACACTTCATCAAATCAATCAATTAATAGAAAATAAACAGTCTACCATCTTTGATATTTGCGCCTCATTCATAAAAAGGATTTATCAGTACAAAATGCTTTCAAAAGTTTTCCTTTTCGAAGCATTAAGTAGTGGTGAAAAATTTAAAAACCTTTATTTTAGATTCAAAAAAAATATAAGAGATATGTTATCAAAAGTTTTATCGGAAGAAACAAATAACTACAATGAAACTACCGTTTCAATAATATCAGGTTTTTTGAAAGAATTAATCGAATATTACATACTCTTTTTAAATGAAGACTTGGATACAATTCTAAAACATTTATATGAAGGATTAGAAAAAATAGAAGGGGCCAGGTATGAAAAAATATAA
- a CDS encoding GGDEF domain-containing protein codes for MMINGYLLISLLLIMFVILLFNFYKFKKERESLQELIEEKNKMEEFMLNLIPKPIFIMDITGRYLNVNKQFEDFFNVQREVIVGKDIKSVENRELEKLGKIIDMELKGARKYGLNAVSSKPLDISLRSQDFDVKRIKISKAFFVNDKGRIGGIVGIIEDITEQEKKISDLMKKAILDELTMVYNRRYFNLVVNEEIERAKRYQQKLSIIIFDVDFFKKINDTYGHQTGDYVLKKLSNIIKKSIRTTDMLFRIGGEEFAILLPNTDLEAALKVAEKLCRIVEGTRFDTVKKVTISMGVTELRQDDDMESFYKRGDKALYQAKENGRNRVESKH; via the coding sequence ATGATGATTAATGGTTATTTGTTAATAAGTTTGCTTTTAATAATGTTTGTCATTCTTTTATTTAATTTTTACAAGTTTAAAAAGGAGAGAGAATCATTACAAGAATTGATTGAAGAAAAAAATAAAATGGAAGAGTTTATGCTCAATTTAATACCTAAACCTATTTTTATTATGGATATTACCGGTAGATATTTAAATGTGAATAAACAGTTTGAAGATTTTTTTAATGTTCAAAGAGAGGTGATTGTTGGTAAGGATATAAAATCTGTCGAAAATAGGGAGTTGGAAAAGTTAGGAAAGATAATTGATATGGAGTTAAAGGGTGCAAGAAAATATGGTTTAAATGCAGTGTCCTCAAAGCCATTGGATATTTCATTACGATCGCAAGATTTTGATGTTAAACGGATAAAAATTTCAAAAGCTTTTTTTGTAAATGATAAGGGTAGAATTGGCGGAATTGTGGGAATAATTGAGGATATTACTGAGCAGGAAAAAAAGATTAGTGATTTAATGAAAAAAGCTATTTTAGATGAGCTAACAATGGTTTACAATAGAAGGTATTTTAATCTAGTGGTTAATGAGGAGATTGAAAGGGCAAAAAGATATCAACAGAAACTCAGTATAATAATTTTTGATGTCGATTTTTTTAAAAAGATAAATGATACGTATGGGCATCAAACAGGTGATTATGTATTGAAAAAATTATCCAATATTATCAAGAAAAGTATTAGAACTACCGATATGTTGTTTCGTATAGGTGGTGAAGAATTTGCTATTTTGTTGCCAAATACAGATTTAGAAGCGGCTCTAAAAGTTGCTGAAAAATTATGCCGAATTGTAGAAGGTACACGGTTTGATACAGTTAAAAAAGTGACGATTAGTATGGGTGTTACAGAATTAAGACAAGATGATGACATGGAGTCTTTTTATAAAAGGGGTGATAAAGCCTTGTATCAAGCCAAGGAAAACGGACGAAATCGTGTAGAATCAAAACATTAG
- the pyrE gene encoding orotate phosphoribosyltransferase, with translation MDKNEILEIYKKHNALLKGHFLLSSGLHSDTYLQSALVMQYPVIAEEIIKELVKEIYHLKFTTIVSPAIGGIRFGYELARLLKKRAIFTERVDGKMTLRRGFTIDPDEKILIAEDVVTTGKSTRECIEAVKEHGGNVVAITSLIDRSNGQAKFEYPFFPLLTVNVKTYSPEECPLCKEGIPLEKPGSRFIKNS, from the coding sequence ATGGATAAAAATGAAATTTTAGAAATTTACAAAAAACACAACGCACTTTTAAAAGGTCATTTTCTTCTTTCTTCAGGTCTTCATAGCGATACTTATTTACAATCAGCACTTGTAATGCAATATCCCGTCATAGCAGAAGAAATTATTAAGGAACTTGTTAAAGAGATTTATCATCTAAAATTTACTACCATTGTAAGCCCTGCAATTGGTGGAATAAGATTTGGCTATGAACTCGCAAGACTTTTAAAAAAACGTGCAATTTTTACCGAAAGGGTAGACGGAAAAATGACTTTAAGAAGAGGTTTTACTATTGATCCTGATGAAAAAATTCTTATTGCTGAAGATGTTGTCACCACAGGAAAATCCACAAGAGAGTGTATAGAAGCAGTAAAAGAGCATGGTGGAAACGTTGTCGCCATTACAAGTCTTATAGATAGAAGCAATGGACAGGCGAAATTTGAATATCCTTTTTTTCCATTACTCACTGTCAATGTAAAAACATACTCTCCTGAAGAATGCCCTTTATGCAAGGAAGGTATACCTTTGGAAAAACCTGGTAGCCGTTTCATAAAAAATAGTTAG
- the pyrF gene encoding orotidine-5'-phosphate decarboxylase encodes MKPEIIVALDFADFEQAKSIINKLEDEITYYKVGLEAFVSIGNSIIDYLKNKNKKVFLDLKFHDIPNTVKKASIAAAKLNIDMFNIHIQGGKKMISETVSAVKEINSSVIILGVTLLTSLDKNYFNEFNIKFNNETEYVLHLAKIGKLAGLDGVVSSAKETPIIKNQLGDDFLTVTPGIRLASNDINDQKRVVTPKDAKNMGTDYIVVGRPITQADDPKKAAMIFKEELYG; translated from the coding sequence TTGAAACCTGAGATAATTGTAGCGCTTGATTTTGCAGATTTTGAACAGGCAAAGTCAATTATTAACAAATTAGAAGATGAAATAACTTACTACAAAGTAGGGCTTGAAGCCTTTGTTTCCATAGGTAACAGTATTATTGATTATTTAAAAAATAAAAATAAAAAAGTCTTCTTGGATCTTAAATTTCATGACATTCCAAATACAGTCAAGAAAGCTAGTATTGCAGCTGCAAAATTAAATATTGATATGTTCAACATACATATTCAGGGTGGCAAAAAAATGATCTCAGAAACAGTATCTGCTGTTAAAGAAATCAACAGTTCAGTAATTATCCTTGGTGTAACATTACTGACATCACTGGATAAAAACTATTTTAATGAATTTAATATTAAGTTTAATAATGAAACAGAATACGTACTGCATCTTGCAAAAATTGGAAAATTAGCTGGACTTGATGGAGTGGTATCCTCTGCAAAAGAAACTCCAATTATTAAAAATCAATTAGGTGATGACTTTCTAACAGTCACACCAGGAATACGCCTTGCTTCAAACGATATTAATGACCAAAAACGAGTAGTAACACCCAAAGATGCAAAAAATATGGGTACAGATTATATTGTGGTCGGTAGGCCTATCACACAGGCAGATGATCCTAAAAAAGCGGCAATGATTTTCAAGGAGGAGCTATATGGATAA
- the nifJ gene encoding pyruvate:ferredoxin (flavodoxin) oxidoreductase: protein MSKRRYVNVDGNTAAAYVAHATNEVIAIYPITPSSVMGELADEKSAKGEKNIWGTIPKVIEMQSEGGAAGACHGSLTAGALTTTFTASQGLLLMIPNMYKIAGELTPTVFHVSARALATHALSIFGDHSDVMACRQTGWAMLASNNPQEVMDFALIAQASTLESRVPFLHFFDGFRTSHEIQKVEELTFDDMRAMIDDDLVRRHKERALNPERPSIKGTSQNPDVFFQSREAVNKYYDNVPAIVQKQMDKFFELTGRRYNLVDYVGAPDAEKVIIIMGSGADVVHETVEYLNSLGEKVGVVKIRLFRPFPLEAFVNALPKTVKKIAVLDRTKEPGALGEPLYLDVRTAIGEAMQKKMVNFDKYPIIIGGRYGLGSKDFTPAMVKAVFDNLDKEEPINSFSVGIKDDVTNKSLDYDPEWLTPQDDVFNGMFFGLGSDGTVGANKNSAKIIGDLTDNYVQAYFVYDSKKSGSMTVSHVRFGNRPIRSSYLIQKADFIACHNFSFLEQYEILKPLKKGGIFLLNSIYSKDEVWDKLPVEVQKQIIEKEAKFYVINANKIAEEIGLGPRVNVILQTAFFKISNVIPFEKAVDAIKDAIKKTYGKYGDEVVNMNMKAVDAGMNEVYEVDYPKSVTSDVKMHKYIDDPDAPEFVKKAISKMIAMEGDDIPVSWLPDDGTYPTGTSKYEKRNIALKIPVWDPEVCIQCGICSFVCPHATIRMKIYDPEYLENAPETFKSADAKGKEFAGMKFTLQVAPEDCTGCGACVYNCPAKSKTDPTRKAINMEPQPPLREKEAENFKYFLSIPDLDYSKYNKASLKGSQLAPHLFEFSGACAGCGETPYVRLLCHLFGDRAIIANATGCSSIYGGNLPTTPYTTRTDGRGPAWSNSLFEDNAEFGLGMHLATEKFKEQATELLTELKDKVGAELADEILNADQSNQLGIEKQRERVAKLKDILEKLDDPKAKLLFDVADYLIKKSIWILGGDGWAYDIGYGGLDHVLAQKYNVNILVLDTEVYSNTGGQSSKATNTGAFAKFAYNGKSDFKKDLGMMAMSYGHVYVAQVSLANPAQCVKAFIEAESYDGPSLIIANCHCIAHGIDMSKGVEQQKLAVNSGYWLLYRFDPRLTEEGKNPLQFDTKDLKVSIYDYMKTENRFRAVAKMFPERAKMLADALNESVKRRYSIYKQLATKLECSEEEEE, encoded by the coding sequence ATGTCTAAAAGAAGGTATGTCAATGTCGACGGTAACACAGCCGCAGCATATGTGGCACATGCTACAAATGAAGTAATCGCCATTTATCCTATCACTCCTTCTTCCGTAATGGGTGAGTTAGCTGACGAAAAAAGTGCAAAAGGTGAAAAGAATATATGGGGGACAATTCCAAAGGTTATAGAAATGCAATCTGAAGGTGGTGCAGCAGGAGCCTGCCACGGTTCTTTAACTGCTGGAGCTCTCACTACTACTTTTACAGCATCACAAGGTTTACTTTTAATGATACCAAATATGTACAAAATTGCAGGTGAACTGACCCCTACTGTTTTTCATGTTAGTGCAAGAGCTTTAGCTACTCACGCTCTTTCAATTTTTGGTGATCATTCTGACGTAATGGCATGTAGACAAACTGGGTGGGCAATGCTTGCTTCCAACAACCCTCAGGAAGTTATGGACTTTGCTCTCATTGCTCAAGCATCTACGCTCGAATCAAGAGTTCCATTTTTACACTTTTTTGATGGTTTTAGAACATCTCATGAAATCCAAAAAGTAGAAGAACTCACTTTTGATGATATGAGAGCAATGATCGATGATGATCTTGTAAGAAGACATAAAGAGAGAGCTTTAAATCCTGAAAGACCTTCTATAAAAGGGACATCCCAGAATCCTGATGTTTTCTTCCAGAGCCGTGAAGCTGTTAATAAATATTACGATAATGTTCCAGCCATCGTTCAAAAACAAATGGACAAATTCTTTGAACTTACAGGTAGAAGATACAACCTTGTAGATTATGTAGGTGCACCTGATGCTGAAAAAGTTATTATAATTATGGGTTCAGGTGCTGATGTAGTCCACGAAACTGTGGAATACTTGAATTCTTTAGGCGAAAAAGTTGGTGTTGTAAAGATAAGACTTTTCAGACCATTCCCACTTGAAGCCTTTGTTAATGCACTTCCTAAAACTGTTAAAAAAATAGCTGTTCTTGACAGGACAAAAGAACCTGGTGCCTTAGGTGAACCTCTTTATCTTGACGTTAGAACTGCAATCGGTGAAGCAATGCAGAAAAAAATGGTTAATTTCGATAAATATCCTATAATCATCGGAGGAAGATACGGTCTTGGCTCAAAAGACTTCACTCCAGCAATGGTAAAAGCTGTCTTTGATAATCTTGATAAAGAAGAACCAATTAACAGCTTCTCAGTAGGTATCAAAGATGATGTCACAAATAAAAGTCTTGATTATGATCCAGAATGGCTTACACCTCAAGATGACGTATTTAATGGTATGTTCTTCGGTCTTGGCTCAGATGGTACAGTAGGTGCAAATAAAAACTCTGCTAAAATAATTGGTGATTTGACAGATAATTATGTGCAAGCTTACTTCGTGTATGACTCAAAAAAATCAGGTTCTATGACAGTATCTCACGTTAGATTTGGTAATAGACCAATCAGAAGCTCCTATTTAATTCAAAAGGCAGATTTTATTGCTTGCCACAACTTCTCATTTCTTGAGCAGTATGAAATTTTAAAACCACTTAAAAAAGGTGGTATTTTCTTGCTTAACAGTATTTATTCTAAAGATGAAGTATGGGACAAACTCCCAGTTGAAGTTCAAAAACAAATCATTGAAAAAGAAGCAAAATTTTACGTAATCAATGCAAATAAAATAGCTGAAGAAATCGGTCTTGGACCAAGAGTTAACGTAATATTGCAAACAGCTTTCTTCAAAATCTCCAACGTTATCCCATTTGAAAAGGCTGTAGATGCAATTAAAGACGCTATCAAAAAGACTTATGGTAAATATGGAGATGAAGTTGTTAATATGAATATGAAAGCTGTTGATGCAGGAATGAATGAAGTGTATGAAGTAGATTATCCAAAATCTGTAACATCAGATGTAAAAATGCATAAATACATTGACGATCCTGATGCTCCAGAATTTGTAAAAAAGGCAATTAGCAAGATGATAGCTATGGAAGGGGATGATATTCCTGTATCTTGGTTACCAGATGATGGTACATATCCAACAGGAACTTCTAAATATGAAAAGAGAAATATTGCATTGAAAATACCTGTGTGGGATCCAGAAGTGTGTATCCAGTGTGGAATCTGTTCTTTTGTTTGTCCACACGCTACAATAAGGATGAAAATTTATGATCCTGAATATCTTGAAAATGCACCTGAAACTTTCAAATCAGCCGATGCAAAAGGCAAAGAATTTGCAGGGATGAAATTTACACTTCAGGTTGCTCCTGAAGATTGTACAGGTTGCGGTGCCTGTGTTTATAATTGTCCTGCTAAAAGTAAAACAGATCCTACAAGAAAAGCTATTAACATGGAACCTCAGCCACCACTTAGAGAAAAAGAAGCTGAAAATTTCAAATACTTCCTTTCAATACCTGACCTTGACTATTCAAAATACAACAAAGCTTCACTTAAAGGTAGCCAGTTAGCACCTCATCTTTTTGAATTTTCTGGTGCTTGTGCTGGCTGTGGTGAAACTCCTTATGTAAGGCTTCTTTGCCATCTTTTTGGCGATAGAGCAATCATTGCCAATGCAACAGGTTGTTCTTCCATCTATGGTGGTAACCTACCAACAACTCCTTACACAACAAGAACTGATGGCAGAGGTCCTGCATGGTCAAACTCTCTTTTTGAAGACAATGCGGAATTTGGTCTTGGTATGCACCTTGCCACAGAAAAATTTAAAGAGCAAGCAACCGAGCTGTTAACTGAACTCAAAGATAAAGTGGGCGCTGAGCTTGCAGATGAAATTCTTAATGCCGATCAATCCAATCAATTAGGAATCGAAAAACAGAGAGAAAGAGTTGCAAAACTTAAAGATATATTAGAAAAACTTGATGATCCAAAAGCTAAATTGCTCTTCGATGTAGCAGATTACCTTATTAAAAAATCCATCTGGATCCTTGGTGGTGACGGTTGGGCTTATGACATCGGTTATGGTGGTCTTGACCATGTTCTTGCTCAAAAATATAATGTTAATATATTAGTGCTTGATACAGAAGTTTATTCAAACACAGGTGGACAGTCATCAAAAGCTACTAACACAGGTGCTTTCGCTAAATTTGCATACAATGGTAAATCAGATTTCAAAAAAGATCTTGGTATGATGGCTATGAGCTATGGTCATGTATATGTTGCTCAGGTTTCTCTCGCTAATCCAGCTCAGTGTGTAAAAGCATTTATTGAAGCTGAAAGCTATGACGGCCCATCACTTATAATTGCTAATTGTCACTGTATTGCTCACGGTATCGATATGAGCAAAGGTGTTGAACAACAAAAACTTGCAGTAAATTCAGGATACTGGCTGCTTTACAGATTTGACCCAAGACTAACTGAGGAAGGAAAAAATCCACTTCAATTTGATACTAAAGATCTCAAAGTATCCATCTATGACTACATGAAAACTGAAAACAGATTCAGAGCTGTCGCCAAAATGTTCCCAGAAAGAGCTAAAATGCTTGCAGATGCTCTTAATGAAAGTGTTAAGAGAAGATACAGTATTTACAAACAGCTTGCTACAAAGCTTGAATGTTCTGAAGAAGAAGAAGAATAA